The Methylomicrobium agile genome has a segment encoding these proteins:
- the prlC gene encoding oligopeptidase A, with product MSNPLLAHTELPLFSQIKPEHVVPAIDQLLAEARATVESCLNTADRYTWKNLIEPIENAEDRLGKAWSPVSHMNSVVNSDELREAYNACLPKLSAYSTEMGQNEALFRAYKSIAESEEYAALDTAQQKIIRNALRDFHLSGIDLDAEKKQRYKEISQELSQLASSFEENVLDATNAWTKLITNELDLTGLPASALAQARQTAEQNGQEGWMITLQFPSYHAVMTYADNRELRREHYEAYATRASDQGPDAGRWDNSEIMEKILALRHEKARLLGFENYAELSLAKKMAEKPNEVTHFLEDLADKSWRQARRDLAELRDFARTYYGVGDLQSWDIGYYSEKMRQHFYQLSQEEVKAYFPITKVLPGLFAVVEKLYGLRIAEIHDFDTWHPAVRFFEIIDQNGELRGRFFIDLYARPKKRGGAWMDDCVGRKKIDGKVQTPVAYLTCNFTPPAGNEPALLTHDEVTTLFHEFGHGLQHMLTKIDHLGVSGINGVEWDAVELPSQFMENWCWEKDALPLMSGQYQTGEPLPDELLNKMLAAKNFQSGMLMVRQLEFSLFDFRIHRDYEPAKGGRIYETLNQVREQIAVVIPPAFNRFAHSFGHIFAGGYAAGYYSYKWAEVLSSDAFSLFEEKGIFDSATGNAFLTNILEKGGSEEAMDLFVKFRGRKPTIDALLRHNGIEV from the coding sequence ATGAGCAACCCATTACTGGCCCATACCGAACTGCCGCTATTCTCGCAAATCAAACCCGAACATGTCGTACCCGCGATCGATCAGCTTTTGGCGGAGGCGCGCGCTACCGTCGAAAGCTGCCTGAACACCGCCGACCGCTACACCTGGAAGAACCTGATCGAGCCGATCGAAAACGCCGAGGACCGGCTCGGCAAGGCCTGGTCGCCGGTCAGCCACATGAATTCGGTCGTGAACAGCGACGAACTCCGCGAAGCGTATAACGCCTGCCTGCCGAAACTCAGCGCCTATTCGACCGAAATGGGCCAGAACGAAGCGCTGTTCAGGGCCTACAAGTCGATCGCCGAGAGCGAAGAATATGCGGCGCTGGATACCGCGCAGCAAAAGATCATCCGGAACGCGCTGCGCGATTTTCATTTGTCCGGCATCGATCTCGACGCCGAAAAAAAGCAGCGCTACAAGGAAATCAGCCAGGAACTGTCGCAATTGGCGAGCAGCTTTGAAGAAAACGTGCTCGATGCGACGAACGCCTGGACGAAACTGATCACCAACGAACTCGACCTGACCGGCCTGCCCGCATCGGCCCTGGCGCAGGCCCGGCAAACCGCCGAACAGAACGGGCAGGAAGGCTGGATGATCACGCTGCAGTTTCCGTCCTACCACGCAGTCATGACCTACGCGGACAACCGCGAGTTGCGCCGCGAGCATTACGAAGCTTATGCGACCCGTGCGTCGGACCAGGGCCCCGATGCCGGCCGCTGGGACAACAGCGAAATCATGGAGAAGATTCTTGCATTGCGCCACGAGAAGGCGCGCCTGTTGGGTTTCGAAAATTACGCCGAACTCTCGCTGGCAAAGAAAATGGCCGAAAAGCCCAATGAGGTGACGCATTTTCTCGAAGACCTGGCCGACAAGTCCTGGCGGCAGGCACGGCGCGATCTGGCCGAACTGCGCGACTTCGCCCGCACCTATTATGGCGTGGGCGACCTGCAAAGCTGGGATATCGGCTATTACTCCGAAAAGATGCGTCAGCATTTTTATCAGCTGTCGCAGGAAGAAGTGAAAGCCTATTTCCCGATCACCAAAGTATTGCCCGGCCTGTTTGCGGTAGTGGAAAAGCTGTACGGCCTGCGCATCGCCGAAATCCACGATTTCGATACCTGGCACCCGGCCGTCCGCTTTTTCGAGATTATCGACCAAAACGGCGAACTGCGCGGCAGATTCTTCATCGATTTATACGCGCGTCCGAAAAAACGCGGCGGCGCCTGGATGGACGACTGCGTCGGCCGCAAAAAGATCGACGGCAAAGTGCAAACGCCGGTCGCCTACCTGACCTGCAACTTCACCCCGCCGGCCGGGAATGAACCGGCCCTTTTGACGCACGATGAAGTGACGACGCTGTTCCACGAATTCGGCCACGGCCTGCAGCACATGCTGACGAAAATCGACCATCTCGGCGTGTCGGGCATCAACGGCGTCGAATGGGACGCGGTCGAGCTGCCGAGCCAGTTCATGGAAAACTGGTGCTGGGAAAAAGACGCGCTGCCGTTGATGTCCGGCCAGTATCAAACCGGCGAACCCTTGCCCGATGAACTGCTGAACAAAATGCTCGCAGCAAAAAACTTCCAGTCCGGCATGCTGATGGTCCGCCAGCTCGAATTCAGCCTGTTCGATTTTAGAATCCATCGCGACTACGAGCCGGCCAAGGGCGGACGCATCTACGAAACCCTGAACCAGGTCCGGGAACAGATCGCGGTCGTGATTCCACCCGCCTTCAACCGTTTCGCGCACAGCTTCGGACATATTTTCGCGGGCGGCTACGCAGCCGGCTACTACAGCTACAAATGGGCCGAAGTGCTGTCCAGCGACGCGTTTTCGCTGTTCGAAGAGAAAGGCATCTTCGACTCCGCAACCGGCAATGCCTTCCTGACGAACATCCTCGAAAAAGGCGGCAGCGAAGAGGCGATGGACCTGTTCGTCAAATTCCGCGGCCGCAAGCCGACGATCGATGCACTGCTCCGGCACAACGGCATCGAAGTATGA
- a CDS encoding pentapeptide repeat-containing protein, giving the protein MTFRSILMGLLAIGFYGMACAAEIDRAEVEKRLAAASKNRPADLRRKDLTGLDLSGLDFRQADLWGADLRRANFSRSNLSGLNLDLTVMTRINLSGANLSNTSIFGVSIMNADLSGANLTGSRIIANLDRSDLNRADLSHANWGADMKNQPMGLMRVSLNNVDLSGADLSDANLSRALMRHANLSGSRLHNAMLAGVDLSGANLTHADLSGADLSGSHLEDADLTGANLAGARLTGIGNKSTIKGLDAAKNLQSAIFD; this is encoded by the coding sequence ATGACTTTCCGATCCATCTTGATGGGCCTGCTGGCGATCGGCTTTTACGGAATGGCTTGTGCGGCCGAGATCGACCGTGCGGAAGTCGAAAAGCGCCTTGCCGCGGCCAGCAAGAACCGTCCCGCCGACCTGCGCCGGAAAGACCTGACCGGCCTGGACTTGTCCGGTCTGGACTTCCGGCAGGCGGATTTGTGGGGCGCCGATCTGCGCCGGGCGAATTTCAGCCGAAGCAACCTGTCGGGATTGAATCTGGATCTGACCGTGATGACCCGCATCAATTTGTCCGGCGCAAACCTCTCCAACACCAGCATCTTCGGGGTTTCGATCATGAACGCCGACCTCAGCGGCGCCAACCTGACCGGCAGCCGGATCATCGCGAATCTGGACCGGTCCGATCTGAACCGCGCCGATTTGTCCCATGCGAACTGGGGCGCGGACATGAAGAACCAGCCGATGGGCTTGATGCGGGTCAGCCTGAACAACGTCGATCTGTCGGGCGCCGATCTGAGCGATGCGAATCTGAGCCGCGCCTTGATGCGGCACGCGAACCTGAGCGGCAGCCGTCTGCACAATGCAATGCTGGCCGGCGTCGATTTATCCGGCGCGAACCTGACCCATGCCGACTTGAGCGGCGCCGACCTGTCCGGCAGCCACCTGGAAGACGCCGATCTGACCGGCGCCAATCTGGCCGGCGCCCGCTTGACCGGGATAGGCAACAAGTCCACGATCAAAGGCCTGGATGCGGCAAAAAATCTGCAATCGGCGATTTTCGACTGA
- a CDS encoding exosortase system-associated protein, TIGR04073 family: MNTLRFYSTVAIAALWLGIAANANADNTAAGKFGRGLAGMTCGVLEIPGNIVHETRRNGAMGFPVGLAKGLGMTVTRELVGVYEFISAPFPVPAGFRPILSPEYPWDYF; encoded by the coding sequence ATGAACACATTACGTTTTTATTCGACGGTCGCGATTGCCGCACTATGGCTGGGCATCGCCGCCAACGCCAATGCCGACAATACGGCAGCCGGAAAATTCGGGCGCGGCCTCGCCGGAATGACTTGCGGGGTTCTCGAAATTCCGGGCAATATCGTGCATGAAACGCGCCGCAACGGGGCAATGGGCTTTCCGGTAGGTCTGGCCAAAGGATTGGGCATGACGGTAACGCGTGAATTGGTCGGCGTTTATGAATTTATCAGCGCGCCTTTTCCCGTGCCCGCCGGTTTCAGACCCATTTTAAGCCCGGAATATCCTTGGGATTATTTCTAG
- the parC gene encoding DNA topoisomerase IV subunit A, whose amino-acid sequence MGIQDNFEQQPLKEFAEKAYLDYSMYVILDRALPHIADGLKPVQRRIVYAMSELGLTALAKYKKSARTVGDVLGKYHPHGDSACYEAMVLMAQNFSYRYPLIDGQGNWGSPDDPKSFAAMRYTESRLTQYAQTLLSELGQGTVEWTDNFDGTLKEPELLPARLPNVLLNGTMGIAVGMATDIPPHNLREVAAACIRLLDAPDSTLDQLLEHIQGPDYPTDAEIVSAKDDIRKMYLNGGGSIRMRAKYEVEDGNIVITALPYQVSGSRLMEQIAAQMLAKKLPMIEDLRDESDHENPTRLLVIPKSKRTDTDAVMSHLFATTDLEKSYRVNLNMIGLDNRPRVRDLREILVEWLQFRTETVRKRLQHRLDKVLARLHILEGLLIAYLNIDEVIRIIREEDHPKPVLMERFGITDIQAEAILELKLRYLAKLEEMKIRGEQDELQQERAALEKTLGSPRLLNRLIRKELERDAEKYGDDRRSPIVEREAAQAMETTQLINNEPLTVILSQKGWIRAAKGHDFDVESLNYRAGDSFLEAVKCRSTQPVYLLDSTGRAYGTTTHDLPSARSQGEPLTGRLNPPPGALFAHLLAGDPDDWYLVASSYGYGFRVQMKEFYSKNKAGKVLLTLSEGARVVKPVQLHGEKDLLAVATLQGRLLIFPAQELPELVKGKGNKLIQMPTEDLAAGKDAVAAVAALPANGRLKITAGKRQLTLKEGDIAQYIGSRAKRGLHLPRGFQRVEALEVE is encoded by the coding sequence GTGGGCATTCAGGACAATTTCGAACAGCAGCCTTTAAAAGAGTTCGCCGAGAAAGCCTACCTCGATTATTCGATGTACGTGATCCTGGACCGGGCGCTGCCGCATATCGCGGACGGCCTGAAGCCGGTACAACGGCGCATCGTCTACGCGATGTCCGAACTCGGCCTGACCGCGCTGGCCAAATATAAAAAATCGGCCCGCACGGTCGGCGACGTGCTCGGCAAATACCATCCGCACGGCGATTCGGCCTGCTACGAGGCGATGGTGCTGATGGCGCAGAATTTTTCCTACCGCTACCCGCTGATCGACGGCCAGGGCAACTGGGGCTCGCCCGACGATCCAAAATCGTTCGCGGCGATGCGCTACACCGAATCGCGCCTGACTCAATACGCGCAAACCCTGCTCAGCGAGCTCGGCCAGGGCACCGTCGAATGGACCGATAATTTCGACGGCACGCTGAAAGAGCCGGAACTGCTCCCCGCCCGGCTCCCGAACGTGCTGCTGAACGGCACGATGGGCATCGCGGTCGGGATGGCGACCGACATTCCGCCGCACAACCTGCGCGAAGTCGCGGCCGCCTGCATCCGGCTGCTCGACGCCCCGGACAGCACGCTCGACCAGTTGCTTGAACATATCCAGGGCCCCGATTACCCGACCGACGCCGAAATCGTTTCGGCGAAAGACGACATCCGCAAGATGTATCTGAACGGCGGCGGCTCGATCAGAATGCGCGCGAAATACGAAGTCGAGGACGGCAACATCGTGATCACCGCGCTGCCGTACCAGGTTTCCGGTTCCAGGCTGATGGAGCAGATCGCCGCGCAAATGCTCGCGAAAAAACTGCCGATGATCGAGGATCTCAGGGACGAATCGGACCACGAGAATCCGACCCGTCTGCTGGTGATTCCGAAATCGAAGCGCACCGATACCGACGCGGTGATGTCGCACCTGTTCGCGACCACCGACCTCGAAAAAAGCTACCGGGTCAACCTGAACATGATCGGCCTGGACAACCGGCCACGGGTCAGAGACCTGCGCGAAATCCTGGTCGAATGGCTGCAGTTCCGCACCGAAACGGTCCGGAAGCGCCTGCAGCACCGGCTGGATAAGGTGCTCGCGCGCCTGCATATCCTCGAAGGCCTGTTGATCGCCTACCTGAACATCGACGAAGTGATCAGGATCATCCGCGAGGAAGATCATCCGAAGCCGGTGCTGATGGAACGTTTCGGCATCACCGACATTCAGGCCGAGGCGATCCTGGAACTGAAACTACGCTATCTCGCCAAGCTCGAAGAAATGAAGATCCGCGGCGAACAGGACGAACTGCAGCAGGAGCGCGCCGCGCTCGAAAAGACGCTCGGTTCGCCGCGCCTGTTGAATCGGCTGATCCGCAAGGAACTGGAGCGCGACGCGGAAAAATACGGCGACGACCGCCGCTCGCCGATCGTCGAACGGGAAGCCGCGCAGGCGATGGAAACGACCCAATTGATCAACAACGAACCGTTGACCGTGATCCTGTCGCAAAAAGGCTGGATCCGGGCCGCGAAGGGCCACGACTTCGACGTCGAAAGCCTGAACTACCGGGCCGGCGACAGTTTTCTGGAAGCGGTCAAATGCCGTTCGACGCAGCCGGTTTACCTACTCGACTCGACCGGCCGCGCCTACGGCACGACCACTCACGACCTTCCCTCGGCCAGATCGCAGGGCGAACCGTTGACCGGCCGCCTGAATCCGCCGCCCGGCGCGCTGTTTGCGCATCTTCTGGCCGGCGATCCGGACGACTGGTATCTGGTCGCGAGCAGTTACGGCTACGGTTTCCGGGTGCAGATGAAAGAGTTTTACAGCAAAAACAAGGCCGGCAAAGTCCTGCTGACGCTGTCGGAAGGCGCCAGAGTGGTCAAACCTGTCCAACTCCACGGCGAGAAGGATCTGCTCGCGGTCGCGACCCTGCAGGGACGCTTATTGATATTTCCGGCGCAGGAACTGCCCGAACTGGTCAAAGGCAAGGGCAACAAGCTGATCCAGATGCCTACGGAGGATCTGGCGGCCGGCAAGGATGCGGTAGCCGCGGTGGCGGCACTGCCCGCAAACGGCCGGTTGAAAATCACCGCAGGCAAGCGCCAGTTGACATTGAAAGAGGGAGACATCGCCCAGTATATAGGCTCGCGCGCGAAACGCGGCCTGCACCTGCCGCGCGGATTCCAGCGGGTCGAGGCGCTGGAGGTAGAATGA
- a CDS encoding acyl-CoA thioesterase: protein MTKQEKSLAMTVLMTPDMANFAGNVHGGSLLKLLDQVAYACAAKYCKNYVVTAALDQVFFKENINVGDLVTFYAHVNHVGRSSMEVGIKVVAENLTTHEKRHTTSCYFTMVAIDGHGHSIEVPQLILETDTERQLFKDAEQRKKNREELLEKNRAIRVDLPEGLL, encoded by the coding sequence ATGACTAAACAAGAGAAATCCCTCGCGATGACCGTGCTGATGACGCCGGACATGGCCAATTTCGCCGGCAATGTGCACGGCGGCTCGCTGCTGAAACTGCTCGACCAGGTCGCCTATGCCTGCGCGGCGAAATACTGCAAGAATTACGTCGTGACCGCGGCGCTGGATCAGGTGTTTTTCAAGGAAAATATCAACGTCGGCGATCTGGTGACCTTTTATGCGCATGTGAACCATGTCGGCCGTTCCTCGATGGAGGTGGGGATCAAGGTCGTCGCCGAAAATCTGACGACCCACGAAAAGCGGCACACGACTTCCTGCTATTTCACGATGGTCGCGATCGACGGGCACGGGCACAGCATCGAAGTGCCCCAATTGATACTCGAAACCGACACCGAGCGTCAGTTGTTCAAGGATGCCGAACAGCGCAAGAAAAATCGCGAGGAATTGCTCGAAAAAAACCGCGCGATCCGGGTCGATCTGCCGGAGGGGCTGCTCTAA
- a CDS encoding UDP-glucose dehydrogenase family protein yields MKITVFGSGYVGLVTGACLADVGNQVVCMDIDAEKIAKLQQGGIPIFEPGLDAMVRENQAADRLRFTTDAQEAVEHGVFQFIAVGTPPDEDGSADLRYVLAVAESIAEHMTDYRVVIDKSTVPVGTADKVRAKIGEVLAKRGEEIEFDVVSNPEFLKEGAALNDFMRPDRIIIGVDNPRTAELLRALYAPFNRSHERIITMDVRSAELTKYAANAMLATKISFMNELANLAEYLGADIEQVRQGIGSDSRIGYSFIYPGCGYGGSCFPKDVKALERTAREQGYHAELLNAVENVNNRQKNRLFEKIADYYQNKLEGKVFALWGLAFKPDTDDMREAPSRVVIESLCGAGAAVQAYDPEALAEARRIYGGNPRLKLCASPHEALENADALVIVTEWKEFRSPDFDALSRSLRDKVIFDGRNMYEPRFVRRSGLDYHAIGRP; encoded by the coding sequence ATGAAAATTACAGTATTCGGTAGCGGTTATGTCGGTCTGGTGACGGGCGCCTGTCTGGCGGATGTCGGCAACCAGGTCGTTTGCATGGATATAGACGCGGAAAAAATCGCCAAGTTGCAGCAGGGTGGGATTCCGATCTTCGAACCGGGCCTCGATGCGATGGTCAGGGAAAATCAGGCGGCAGACCGCCTTCGGTTTACGACCGACGCGCAGGAAGCGGTTGAGCACGGCGTTTTCCAGTTCATCGCGGTCGGCACGCCGCCCGACGAAGACGGCTCGGCCGATTTGCGTTATGTGCTGGCCGTCGCCGAAAGCATCGCCGAGCACATGACCGATTACCGGGTCGTGATCGACAAATCGACCGTGCCGGTCGGCACCGCCGACAAGGTCAGGGCAAAAATCGGCGAAGTACTGGCAAAACGTGGCGAAGAAATCGAATTCGACGTGGTTTCGAATCCGGAGTTCTTGAAGGAAGGAGCGGCGCTGAACGACTTCATGCGGCCCGACCGGATCATCATCGGCGTAGACAACCCGCGCACCGCGGAATTGCTTAGAGCGCTGTATGCGCCGTTCAACCGCAGCCACGAAAGGATCATCACGATGGACGTGCGTTCCGCCGAACTGACCAAGTACGCCGCCAACGCGATGCTCGCGACCAAGATCAGCTTCATGAACGAGCTGGCGAATCTGGCCGAATATCTGGGCGCCGATATCGAACAGGTCCGCCAGGGCATCGGCTCGGACAGCCGGATCGGCTACAGTTTCATCTATCCCGGCTGCGGCTACGGCGGCTCCTGCTTTCCGAAGGATGTGAAGGCGCTCGAACGCACCGCGCGCGAACAAGGCTACCATGCCGAACTGTTGAACGCGGTCGAAAATGTGAACAACCGCCAGAAGAACCGGCTGTTCGAAAAAATTGCCGATTATTACCAGAATAAGCTCGAAGGCAAGGTCTTCGCGCTCTGGGGGCTCGCCTTCAAGCCCGACACCGACGACATGCGCGAAGCGCCGAGCCGGGTGGTGATCGAAAGCCTGTGCGGGGCCGGCGCGGCCGTTCAGGCCTACGATCCCGAAGCGCTGGCCGAAGCCCGGCGGATTTACGGCGGCAATCCGCGTTTGAAACTCTGCGCTTCGCCCCACGAAGCCCTGGAAAATGCCGATGCGCTGGTCATTGTGACCGAATGGAAAGAATTCAGAAGCCCCGATTTCGACGCGTTAAGCCGCTCGTTGCGCGACAAAGTGATCTTCGACGGCCGCAACATGTACGAACCCCGGTTTGTACGCCGCAGCGGCCTGGATTATCATGCCATAGGCAGACCTTAA
- a CDS encoding RelA/SpoT family protein, producing MSKKIDPNKSLLDGFSEPDREQLNQALAIIARIPDDPDYHRPKGFEVAAILTDFHVDLKTTLAAILSDPRLSTLDPQPDIAGLFGETVDSLVKDVNWLNKLSVYTPEMTHQPNQTETLRRMLLSMTHDVRAVLIKLAYRIKRLRSLAGEPEEVRHFIARETLDIYAPLANRMGIHQFKWELEDMAFRYLEPLVYKSIAKSLADKRTERERCVNRFIEQLNAALGLEGITAEVYGRPKHIYSIWKKMQRKQLDIEDLYDLLAVRVIVTNLTQCYTVLGLVHSLWQTIPKEFDDYIANPKENGYQSLHTVIVDNEGNRIEVQIRTREMHEFAEMGVAAHWSYKEGGRHNAAVEKNIASLRKLLEEKDNDETLAEDFKTELFSDRVYVLTPAGKLIDLVKGSTPLDFAYAIHTEIGHRCRGAKVNGRITPLTYALKSGEQVEVLTAKEGGPNHNWIDPNLGYLKSPHAIGRVKSWFKNQQMAQNIATGKSILDKETQRLGLKMVNLNDLAKHFKHTDKDRFFEAIGRGDINSRQLAAFVKIPELEAPPAKVRQKKPSAKSAVTVDGIDNVLTTFAHCCSPVQGDEIIGYISHKKGIIIHRTACENILHLPPEKQAQLIQVEWGGDKSYYSVPIRIQAQSAKDLLGNVTQLLAHSKIHISNASLNTHPDFSADLNLTIQIENIGQLSQVLNRISCLPNIVEVSRRQTV from the coding sequence ATGTCGAAAAAAATCGATCCCAATAAATCGCTGCTGGACGGGTTTTCCGAGCCTGACCGCGAGCAACTGAACCAGGCGCTCGCCATTATTGCCAGGATTCCCGACGATCCTGATTATCACCGCCCGAAAGGATTTGAAGTGGCGGCTATTTTAACGGATTTTCATGTCGATCTGAAAACCACGCTGGCGGCCATTCTGAGCGACCCGCGGCTGAGCACCCTGGATCCCCAGCCGGACATCGCCGGCCTGTTCGGCGAAACGGTCGACTCCCTGGTCAAGGACGTGAACTGGCTGAACAAGCTTTCCGTTTACACGCCCGAAATGACGCACCAGCCGAACCAGACCGAAACCTTGCGGCGGATGCTGCTGTCGATGACGCACGACGTGCGGGCGGTATTGATCAAGCTGGCCTATCGGATCAAGCGGCTGCGCAGCCTCGCGGGCGAACCGGAAGAAGTGCGCCACTTCATCGCGCGCGAAACGCTCGACATTTATGCGCCGCTCGCCAACCGGATGGGGATTCACCAGTTCAAATGGGAGCTCGAAGACATGGCGTTCCGCTATTTGGAACCCCTGGTCTACAAGAGCATCGCCAAATCGCTGGCCGACAAGCGGACGGAGCGCGAGCGCTGCGTGAACCGTTTCATCGAACAACTGAACGCCGCGCTCGGCCTCGAAGGCATCACCGCCGAAGTGTACGGCCGGCCGAAACATATCTACAGTATCTGGAAAAAGATGCAGCGGAAGCAGCTCGACATCGAGGACCTGTACGATCTTCTGGCCGTGCGCGTGATCGTGACCAATCTGACCCAGTGCTATACCGTGCTGGGCCTCGTGCACAGCCTGTGGCAGACCATTCCGAAAGAGTTCGACGACTACATCGCCAACCCCAAGGAAAACGGCTATCAGTCGCTGCACACGGTCATCGTCGACAACGAAGGCAACCGGATCGAGGTGCAGATCCGCACCCGCGAAATGCACGAGTTCGCCGAAATGGGGGTTGCGGCACACTGGTCGTATAAGGAAGGCGGCCGACACAACGCCGCGGTCGAAAAAAACATCGCGTCCCTGCGCAAGCTGCTCGAAGAAAAGGACAATGACGAGACCCTGGCCGAGGATTTCAAGACCGAACTGTTCTCCGACCGCGTTTATGTGCTGACCCCGGCCGGCAAACTGATCGACCTGGTTAAAGGCTCGACGCCGCTCGATTTCGCCTATGCGATCCACACCGAAATCGGCCACCGCTGCCGCGGCGCCAAGGTGAACGGGCGCATTACGCCGTTGACCTATGCGTTGAAATCGGGCGAACAGGTCGAAGTTCTGACCGCGAAGGAAGGCGGGCCGAACCACAACTGGATCGATCCGAATCTGGGCTACCTGAAATCGCCGCACGCGATCGGGCGCGTCAAAAGCTGGTTCAAGAACCAGCAGATGGCGCAGAACATCGCGACCGGAAAGAGCATATTGGACAAGGAAACGCAGCGGCTCGGCCTGAAAATGGTCAACTTGAACGACTTGGCGAAGCACTTCAAGCATACCGACAAGGACAGGTTTTTCGAGGCGATCGGCCGCGGCGACATCAACAGCCGCCAGCTCGCCGCGTTTGTCAAGATTCCCGAGCTGGAAGCGCCGCCCGCCAAGGTGCGGCAAAAAAAGCCGTCCGCCAAATCGGCGGTTACCGTCGACGGGATCGACAACGTGCTGACCACCTTCGCGCACTGCTGTTCGCCGGTGCAGGGCGACGAGATCATCGGCTACATCTCGCACAAAAAAGGCATCATTATCCACCGGACGGCCTGCGAGAATATCCTGCACTTGCCGCCCGAAAAGCAGGCGCAGTTAATTCAGGTCGAATGGGGCGGCGACAAATCCTACTATTCGGTGCCGATTCGGATTCAGGCCCAGAGCGCCAAGGATTTGCTGGGCAACGTGACCCAGCTTCTGGCCCATTCGAAGATTCACATCTCGAACGCCTCGCTGAACACGCATCCGGATTTCTCGGCCGACCTGAACCTGACCATCCAGATCGAGAACATCGGCCAGCTGAGCCAGGTATTGAACCGGATCAGCTGCCTGCCGAACATTGTCGAGGTTTCGCGGCGGCAGACGGTTTGA
- a CDS encoding TolB family protein, with the protein MRPIVHAAFLLALSLPAHSAAPLIERISISSQGDQANAASYHSALSADGRYVAFSSAASNLVEGDTNGAVDIFVRDRQTGTTERISINAEGQEGNAASGIDVYRSEAEGDYRSWDIPICSQPDPESDLVCPAPRNHGIGRIDALAMSGDGRFIAFSSRASNLVADDTNNKQDIFVYDRQNRTIERVSHGPGMAEANGRSFLPSLSQDGRFVAYLSAADNLIAGDSNGEIDVFVTDRSNGATERVNVSGSGQPTDATTRSARISANGYYVIFSSDSQSWAPSAKLGYARNTNVFVHDRKTGQTSAIDNKRIEFFSPSAMPAVANNGEEAVFLATPFQSFGPSCGGRINDYAYLQNVNRKTVVPLEEDYYRYFSGMSGSCLVLATLPQYTPIDPGMWVENPIEAFETIALSGNEHYVFFNQARHVMRYDRISRSSEPVSYDPAIPPTGPAARDHLGGVSADGRITSFTTDSEQRISGDDNGVADIIVTQSAGDEDTVDLGVEFGRYKLSQNGDDLQLTIKVIN; encoded by the coding sequence ATGCGCCCTATCGTTCACGCCGCCTTCTTATTGGCCCTTTCCCTTCCCGCGCACAGCGCCGCTCCTCTGATCGAGCGGATCAGTATTTCCAGCCAGGGCGACCAAGCGAATGCCGCGAGTTATCATTCGGCCTTATCGGCCGATGGCCGCTACGTGGCGTTTTCGTCGGCGGCAAGCAACCTGGTCGAAGGCGATACGAACGGGGCGGTCGATATATTCGTCCGTGACCGGCAAACCGGCACCACCGAGCGGATCAGCATCAACGCGGAGGGCCAGGAAGGAAACGCGGCCAGCGGCATCGACGTCTATCGGAGTGAAGCGGAGGGCGATTACCGATCATGGGATATCCCCATTTGCTCTCAACCCGATCCCGAATCCGACCTGGTATGCCCGGCCCCCCGTAACCACGGCATAGGCCGCATCGATGCCTTGGCGATGTCCGGCGATGGCCGCTTCATCGCCTTCAGCTCGCGCGCCAGCAATCTGGTCGCCGACGACACCAATAACAAGCAAGATATCTTTGTCTACGACAGGCAAAATCGAACGATCGAACGCGTGAGCCACGGCCCCGGCATGGCCGAAGCCAATGGCCGCTCATTTTTGCCGTCGCTGTCACAAGACGGGCGTTTTGTCGCTTATTTGTCCGCCGCGGACAATTTGATAGCCGGCGACAGTAACGGTGAAATCGACGTGTTCGTCACGGATCGCTCAAACGGTGCGACAGAACGCGTCAACGTGAGCGGCAGCGGCCAACCCACGGATGCGACGACCCGCTCGGCCCGCATCTCGGCCAACGGATACTATGTCATTTTTAGTTCCGATAGCCAATCCTGGGCGCCTTCCGCCAAGTTGGGTTACGCAAGAAATACCAACGTATTCGTGCACGACCGGAAAACCGGTCAAACCTCGGCCATCGATAACAAGCGCATCGAATTTTTTTCCCCCTCGGCCATGCCAGCCGTTGCAAATAATGGAGAAGAAGCCGTATTTCTGGCGACGCCTTTTCAATCTTTTGGCCCTTCTTGCGGCGGCCGCATAAACGATTACGCCTACCTGCAAAATGTCAACAGAAAGACTGTCGTCCCGCTCGAAGAGGATTACTATCGTTATTTCAGTGGCATGAGCGGGAGCTGTCTTGTTCTCGCTACCCTTCCGCAGTACACCCCGATCGATCCCGGTATGTGGGTCGAAAATCCGATCGAAGCGTTCGAAACGATCGCGCTATCCGGCAATGAACATTATGTATTTTTCAATCAAGCCCGCCACGTCATGCGTTACGACAGAATATCCCGGTCATCGGAACCGGTAAGCTACGACCCGGCCATCCCGCCGACGGGCCCGGCTGCGCGCGATCATCTGGGCGGCGTATCCGCCGACGGGAGAATCACGTCGTTCACGACGGATTCGGAACAGCGGATAAGCGGCGACGACAACGGCGTTGCGGACATCATTGTCACGCAATCGGCTGGCGACGAGGATACGGTAGACCTCGGCGTCGAATTCGGTCGATACAAACTGAGTCAGAATGGCGATGACCTTCAATTGACGATAAAGGTGATCAACTAG